In Pyrus communis chromosome 11, drPyrComm1.1, whole genome shotgun sequence, the sequence CCGCCACCAAGGGTGCATCAGTGAGCTTCCTTTCAGGTTCGCATATCTTCATGACCCAACATATCCAAGCTCATTGAAGACAAGGGTTGTTTTGATTGATCTACACAACTTGGAGCCTACTCCCAAGTTTGAATGAGCTCCAACCTTGTCGATAGGGATTGAGTTGAGTTGAGGTGAGCTTTATGAGTGACTTGGTTATATTTCCCTTaatcccaaaacccagaaatgtGTATTCTAGTAGACGAAGAAAATTGAAGAGTGATATCAGTACCAGATCAAAGAATGGAAGCTATTCCAATCCGAAACACATAGTTCCATCCAATCCGGACCACCAAATGATACTATTTATACACCAATGCCCTAGGACAAGAAGGAAGATATTCCTTGATCTACAAGAAAGCCAAGCGAGGTTTGCCCCATTTCGCTCATTGACGACGTGGTTTGATATCAAATATAATAGACTTAACTAACCAACGGAAAGTATAATATAAAGTTACTGGTCACAAACACCAGAATGTTTATGTGCAGGAGGAAATATTTTAGATCGATCATGTCCTGACATGAATGATGTCAATGTAAAACAGTAGACCGTAATGCGACCTAGATTTGGTGCTCTCCTGTGCCTACTGCTACTTGACCCTGGAATTTTTTCCAAGTGGAATTTAAGCTAGTGCTAAATAAGCAAACAATAATCTGCAACACCATGTCAACAATGCCAACATCTGCGCTCCCTACCCAATCAACACCCACGGATTTGCATAAAAACATTCTATGTGGTTGCTAAAAGCACCCTAATAAAATTTCACTTCTGCATCCTGAAGAAGCACCCTATAGGAGCATTGGATATTCAATTTTGGGGACAAGCCATAAAGGTAACAATTAAATCCTTGTTAATTTGCCTGAAGAGTAAGACTACTCACCAAATGTAATTGCAGATTCCCATTCAGTATCGATTGTAACCTCTCCCATAATCCTCTTGCCTCTGACGCTGAAACTCACCAAAATTGTCATGAGGCCTTGAAGGATAGTTTTCCATAGGGTTGGGGTACCTGCTCCTTGAATCCATGGCTAAATTAGCCCCGGAATACTGAGGATTGGCCGAGGAGCTGTCGTATTCAGAATAATTGTGTGATTTATAACCACCAAAACCTGAAGTCGACATCTGCTGATTAGCCTGTTGTTGACGTTTCTGGGCATCAAGTTGAAGAAAGTCCTCCCACTGCTTTGCATGCATGCCCCTCAGGGTAGCCAATTTCTTCATGTGGTTCTCTCTTATATCCCTAATCGCCTTTTATCCATATAATAAAAAGTCAGCAACAAGAAATTTGTACCAAGAGTTCAAGTCTTTTTAAAACAATTACGATTGGCAAGAAAACAGGCAGGGTAGCTGGAGGTATACATGTTAAAGAGTTATAGGATGGGTCAATAGACCAGTTATCACTTCCAGCAAGAATAAAAGACATAAAAGTGTTTCTCGTTTTATTTGTTCCCAGAGTTGTAAGGTAGTCAATACCTCACGATGTCCGtaattttcttcatcttcttccttgtcACGAATTCTTCCAAGTTCCGTTGCCTCTCTTTTGTACGCCAATTCTAATTCTTCTAATGTCTGAGGGGTGGCAGAGTAATCAAACTGACGACCGGATTGCATATCAGATCCTTCTTTATCAGAATTCCATACATCATTTCTATAAGCAGCCATGCTCCGATTATGACCATCATATGAATTATATGAGTTTCTCATATAAGGGGCACGAGCTGGAGAGTTTGAATGACTTGGTCGACCTCTAGCTCCGACATTACCATAAGCTTCATGAAATGAAGAGTATGTTAAGCACTTGATTCAAGATGCTAACACAGATGGCAGCTTTAATTCAACATACTATCTTATTTTCAGATAGAAACCATCTGAGGCAAAATTTCTGGATAGCTTTCAGTAAATGATTTCATTTCGGAAACAACCCGATCAATTCAGACCCAACCGTGAAAGCTACTTCAGAACTCTACACACAATTCTTGAAGATAAGAACTTACCTCTTGCTGCAAACAAATGATAAGCAACAACCCGATTCTTTGATAAATTGGAAAGATTTTACAGACAGCAGGTAGAAAATTGTATACGAACCTAACGAGCTATGAACGTGACTTAACAGCTCCCTATATACATCGTAAACATATCCTATGATGTCCCTACCTTGCGGAGAAACCCTGGAAATTTTCTGCATATCCTGACGTATTCGGTCTTCAACAAATTTCTCTTGCCTGTGAAACCTTTGTTGAAAATGGGACCCGTTTCGGGGACCAGAATGAGACCTCTGGGATTCAGAATGTTGTAAACGTGCACCAACAGGACTTCGCTCAGGTGACCTTGATCTAGTCACTCGAGAACCAGAACCCTCTGTTTGTTCGCCTTCCTCTCTAATCATTTTGTGCACAGCATCCACACCCTTTCTTAATACTAACCTGTCCTTGCCACTGACAATGATAAATTTCTCGTCCATCTTAATATTGCATCCAATATCGTTTTCAATCCTGTTTATCACTCTCTCAGTGAAAAGGGACCTTACATGCTTTTCTCTAGCAGGTACCCTTTCAAAGAAATCTTGAGACTTGCGACTTGCACCAAGGGTAGATGGGCAACCCTAGGAATTACCAAAATGCATCAGAACTTGTTATCATAAAGAAAAAGTAACACCCTGAGATAGAAGAACTAAAAAGTCTAAACATGCTATGAGGTTATATTAGCaattgaaaaacactttgtaGTATAagcaattgaaaaacaaaaaaggaatgCGTTTGCGTATGTGTGTGTGATTTTGCATAAAGGTGGCCAGATATTAGAAGAAACTAGAAGCAAATGAAGCACTAAAGTTTTACCTGAGTAAAGTGGCCAGGTTCCCCACAGATTTTGCAAatcatttcttcttccttcctcttcttccaatTCCTCTCAGTTGCTTTTGACTTGGCCTCCCACACCTTAGCTTCTCGGCTAGTAAAGTCGGTCGGGACGGCATTGGGGTCGCGAGATTCCTCTTCCTCATCAGACCCGGCAGGAGaccttttgtttggttttgccCTATCTTGTGTGTTAGCGGCATTTG encodes:
- the LOC137708357 gene encoding uncharacterized protein; this translates as METRPDPDIDDDFSELYKEYTGPPGSNAANTQDRAKPNKRSPAGSDEEEESRDPNAVPTDFTSREAKVWEAKSKATERNWKKRKEEEMICKICGEPGHFTQGCPSTLGASRKSQDFFERVPAREKHVRSLFTERVINRIENDIGCNIKMDEKFIIVSGKDRLVLRKGVDAVHKMIREEGEQTEGSGSRVTRSRSPERSPVGARLQHSESQRSHSGPRNGSHFQQRFHRQEKFVEDRIRQDMQKISRVSPQAYGNVGARGRPSHSNSPARAPYMRNSYNSYDGHNRSMAAYRNDVWNSDKEGSDMQSGRQFDYSATPQTLEELELAYKREATELGRIRDKEEDEENYGHREAIRDIRENHMKKLATLRGMHAKQWEDFLQLDAQKRQQQANQQMSTSGFGGYKSHNYSEYDSSSANPQYSGANLAMDSRSRYPNPMENYPSRPHDNFGEFQRQRQEDYGRGYNRY